In Penicillium oxalicum strain HP7-1 chromosome I, whole genome shotgun sequence, a single window of DNA contains:
- a CDS encoding 2-methoxy-6-polyprenyl-1,4-benzoquinol methylase, translated as MSVRSAWRALHYSAKRRVVQPTTPYRCFSCTRQAGDQAKSDQERMTHFGFTNVPESEKESRVGAVFSSVASSYDNMNDLMSLGIHRLWKDHFVRSLNPGTPVANRPADAKDQGWNILDIAGGTGDIAFRMLDHATNINHDMQTRVTISDINADMLAEGRKRSTATPYYNTPRLSFVQANAQDMPHIPSNSVDLYTVVFGIRNFTDKQAALNEAFRVLKPGGVFACMEFSKVENPLFDAVYKRWNFGAIPLIGQIVAGDRDSYQYLVESIERFPSQEEFRGMIQKAGFEIPGKGYENLTGGIAAIHKGIKPLSRA; from the exons ATGTCCGTACGGTCAGCCTGGCGGGCTCTCCACTACAGCGCCAAGCGTCGCGTGGTTCAACCGACGACTCCCTATCGATGCTTTTCCTGCACTCGCCAGGCCGGGGATCAGGCCAAGTCGGACCAGGAGCGCATGACACACTTTGGCTTCACCAATGTGCCCGAATCAGAGAAGGAGTCGCGAG TTGGCGCTGTCTTTAGTTCCGTCGCTTCATCCTATGACAACATGAACGACCTCATGTCTCTCGgcatccaccgtctctgGAAAGACCACTTTGTCCGCTCCCTCAACCCAGGCACTCCGGTGGCCAATCGACCCGCCGATGCCAAAGACCAGGGCTGGAACATCCTCGACATCGCCGGCGGGACCGGCGACATCGCCTTCCGCATGCTCGACCACGCCACCAACATCAATCACGATATGCAGACCCGCGTGACCATCAGTGACATCAACGCCGACATGCTAGCCGAAGGTCGCAAGCGATCCACCGCCACCCCTTACTACAACACGCCTCGTCTGTCCTTTGTCCAGGCCAACGCCCAAGATATGCCCCATATCCCCTCCAACTCGGTCGACCTGTACACGGTGGTCTTTGGCATCCGCAACTTCACCGACAAGCAGGCCGCGCTGAACGAGGCCTTCCGCGTCCTCAAGCCCGGCGGTGTGTTTGCCTGTATGGAGTTTAGCAAGGTGGAAAACCCCCTTTTCGACGCCGTGTACAAAAGATGGAATTTCGGGGCGATTCCGCTGATCGGACAGATTGTTGCCGGGGATCGGGATAGTTATCAATATCTCGTGGAGAGTATTGAGCGATTCCCCAGTCAGGAGGAGTTCCGGGGCATGATTCAAAAGGCTGGATTTGAAATCCCGGGTAAGGGATATGAGAATTTGACCGGTGGAATTGCTGCCATTCATAAGGGTATCAAGCCCCTTTCCCGTGCATGA
- a CDS encoding Arabinose 5-phosphate isomerase KdsD, producing MDPFVSPAMATSHTTRRPLTPPDSDSHSLESASLTSSSPSSLPSASTMAPMAPMALKTEMTSIGTALHVMATERAALQHLEHLYQTDARAQQDLARAVDLIAQTVRDGGKLVVCGVGKSGKIARKIEATMNSLGIYCAYLHPTEALHGDLGMIRPNDTMLLISFSGRSPELLCLLPYIPTTVPIIALSSHTEPDACPLLSLHGPLGMGILLSAPIHEREEVSLGLSAPTSSTTVALCLGDALAIAIGRKLHTQPGRGPAEVFRGYHPGGAIGAAAGITVSASADSAGTPSTTPSSGASSSAFDSPSSSISVPWEELSNGSPIPPLTLQHTTSDQTLVTHESFVPIDQIPTALAPSTPSQPAPDLRLLDLLLTAIQHPTAKSWVFLSKDELIPPRRVRQLLSQTPNVDQRVSDLVASGPGQMSRAVSRANWFLVAESTPLAELQRLVSTSRNGPDPISVIAVVKDIASPTSYLGVMEAEDLWIG from the exons ATGGACCCGTTTGTTTCCcccgccatggccacctcCCATACGACTCGGCGCCCACTCACTCCGCCCGACTCCGATTCTCACTCCTTGGAGTCCGCTTCACTcacatcctcttccccctcttcgcTCCCCTCCGCGTCGACCATGGCTCCCATGGCTCCCATGGCGCTCAAAACCGAGATGACCTCCATCGGGACGGCGCTCCATGTCATGGCCACGGAGCGTGCGGCCCTCCAGCATCTCGAGCATCTCTATCAGACCGATGCGCGCGCGCAGCAGGATCTGGCGCGTGCCGTGGATCTGATTGCGCAGACGGTGCGTGACGGGGGTAAACTTGTCGTCTGCGGGGTGGGCAAGAGCGGAAAGATTGCCCGCAAGATCGAGGCGACGATGAACAGTCTGGGCATTTACTGCGCCTATTTACATCCGACGGAAGCATTACATGGAGATTTGGGGATGATTCGACCG AATGACACGATGctcctcatctccttctccggTCGGTCTCCGGAACTCCTCTGCCTACTGCCTTATATCCCCACGACGGTTCCCATCATCGCCTTGTCATCTCACACCGAACCCGATGCTTGTCCATTACTCTCCCTGCATGGCCCTCTTGGGATGGGAATTCTCCTGTCCGCGCCCATCCATGAGCGAGAGGAGGTGTCTCTAGGCTTGAGCGCCCCAACCTCGTCCACCACCGTCGCGCTGTGTCTAGGAGACGCCTTGGCAATCGCCATTGGCCGGAAATTGCATACTCAACCGGGACGCGGCCCGGCCGAAGTCTTCCGCGGATATCACCCGGGAGGCGCCATCGGAGCTGCTGCAGGCATCACCGTCAGCGCGAGCGCGGATAGTGCTGGCACTCCCTCCACAACCCCATCCAGCGGGGCGTCTAGTTCCGCCTTTGACTCTCCctcctcgtccatctccgTGCCCTGGGAGGAGCTCTCAAACGGGTCGCCAATCCCGCCTCTGACCTTACAGCACACCACTTCCGACCAGACTCTCGTCACGCACGAATCCTTCGTGCCCATCGACCAAATCCCCACCGCCTTGGCCCCGTCCACACCGTCGCAACCGGCCCCCGACCTCCGACTCTTGGATCTTCTCCTCACAGCCATTCAGCACCCCACAGCCAAGTCATGGGTCTTTTTATCCAAGGATGAATTGATTCCTCCTCGACGCGTTCGCCAGCTGCTCTCACAAACGCCCAATGTCGACCAGCGTGTATCCGATCTCGTGGCTTCAGGCCCCGGCCAAATGTCGCGGGCGGTGTCGCGGGCCAATTGGTTCCTGGTGGCGGAATCCACCCCGCTGGCCGAACTGCAACGTCTCGTCTCCACATCCCGAAATGGGCCCGATCCCATCTCGGTCATCGCGGTGGTGAAAGACATCGCATCTCCAACGAGTTATCTCGGCGTGATGGAGGCTGAGGACCTATGGATTGGTTGA
- a CDS encoding Nicotinamide/nicotinic acid mononucleotide adenylyltransferase, which produces MTMAAEMVGGQSDDVHQPPAHIPPAPMGDYVFPDLRLKRKMVDPEKTPLLLVACGSFSPITYLHLRMFEMAADYVKFSTDYELIGGYLSPVSDAYRKAGLASAEHRVAMCQLAVDQTSDWLMVDTWEPNQKEYQPTAVVLDHFDHEINTVRGGIEAGDGTWKPVRIALLAGADLIHTMSTPGVWSQKDLDHILGKYGSFIVERSGTDIDEALASLQPWKENIHVIQQLIQNDVSSTKIRLFLRREMSVRYLIPVPVIHYIEQHHLYEDDGTSNEKGKEKQDACKSG; this is translated from the exons ATGACCATGGCCGCGGAAATGGTCGGCGGGCAGAGCGATGATGTTCATCAGCCGCCCGCGCACATCCCGCCCGCGCCGATGGGTGACTACGTCTTCCCCGACCTGCGCTTGAAGCGCAAGATGGTAGACCCGGAGAAGACTCCTCTGCTTCTGGTGGCTTGTGGCTCTTTCTCGCCCATCACATATCTACACCTGCGCATGTTTGAAATGGCCGCCGACTACGTCAAGTTCAGTACCGATTACGAACTCATCGGGGGCTACCTGTCGCCTGTGTCGGATGCCTATCGCAAGGCTGGTCTGGCGAGTGCTGAGCACCG TGTTGCAATGTGCCAATTGGCCGTCGATCAAACCTCCGACTGGTTGATGGTAGACACCTGGGAGCCGAATCAGAAGGAATACCAACCAACCGCCGTGGTACTTGACCACTTTGATCACGAGATCAATACCGTCCGTGGGGGGATCGAGGCTGGCGATGGGACCTGGAAGCCTGTGCGGATCGCTTTGCTCGCGGGCGCGGACCTCATCCACACCATGTCTACCCCCGGAGTTTGGAGCCAGAAGGATTTGGATCACATTCTGGGCAAATATGGC TCATTCATTGTCGAGCGAAGCGGAACCGATATCGACGAAGCTTTGGCGAGCTTGCAGCCCTGGAAGGAAAATATCCACGTGATTCAGCAGCTGATCCAGAACGATGTGAGCAGCACCAAGATCCGACTCTTCTTGCGTCGGGAGATGAGCGTTCGCTACCTGATCCCGGTGCCTGTCATTCACTACATTGAGCAGCATCATCTGTACGAGGATGATGGCACATCAAATGAGAAAGGCAAGGAAAAACAGGACGCTTGCAAATCTGGGTGA